One part of the Marinobacterium rhizophilum genome encodes these proteins:
- a CDS encoding exodeoxyribonuclease VII small subunit: MPRTKKTPDFETSLTELEQLVNRMEQGDMPLADALQAFEQGIALTRDCQGILDQAEQKVRMLVEKDGELQTVPFTDPEDA, encoded by the coding sequence ATGCCACGCACGAAAAAGACTCCAGACTTCGAAACCTCGCTGACCGAGCTTGAGCAGCTGGTGAATCGCATGGAACAGGGTGACATGCCGCTGGCCGATGCACTGCAGGCATTTGAGCAGGGTATCGCCCTGACCCGTGATTGCCAGGGCATACTCGATCAGGCCGAGCAGAAGGTGCGAATGCTGGTGGAAAAAGACGGCGAGCTGCAAACCGTTCCCTTCACCGACCCCGAGGATGCCTGA